A genome region from Deltaproteobacteria bacterium includes the following:
- the ftsH gene encoding ATP-dependent zinc metalloprotease FtsH, which yields MKPQTKVAAFWFFIVIISIMFLQFYQQKHQKTIAQFNYKKFMTAVDEGKINPDKLTIHIDTGEFNGEVKPEFEKEFDGIQFSFTGNPGDRAYEELRQKGITPKYERGDSNNLFMSFVSNWLPLILIGGLFFFIMRQIQAGGGKAMSFGKSRARLLTENKNKVLFKDVAGVDEAKEELQEVVYFLKEPKKFSRLGGRIPKGVLLVGSPGTGKTLLARAVAGEAGVPFFSISGSDFVEMFVGVGASRVRDLFEQGKKHAPCLIFIDEIDAVGRHRGAGMGGGHDEREQTLNQLLVEMDGFESTQGVILIAATNRPDVLDPALLRPGRFDRRVVVNKPDLKGREQILGVHMKKTPLGPDVEPAKIARGTPGFSGADLENLVNEAALIAARGNKNYLEMNDFEKAKDKVIMGSERKSMVISDEDKEITAYHEAGHTLVGKKLAGIDPIHKVTIIPRGMALGVTQTLPEKESLNLTKNKAENMISFLFGGRAAEEFIFKDITTGAGNDIERATEIARKMVCEWGMSSRLGPQAYEKHEGPVFLGLQYGQKSKDYSDAKAQEIDDEVSRIISEGYKKAVEILHENKDSLDKIAKALLEYETIDGAEVELLVNGGEVKEIEKLRGIKIEGISRTIAAATDLKKSTQGGEGSDPVGNPGPVSI from the coding sequence ATGAAACCGCAAACGAAAGTGGCCGCATTTTGGTTTTTTATAGTTATCATTTCCATCATGTTTTTACAGTTTTACCAACAAAAACATCAGAAAACCATAGCTCAATTTAACTACAAAAAATTTATGACGGCTGTAGATGAAGGAAAAATAAATCCTGATAAATTAACAATCCACATAGACACCGGTGAGTTTAATGGCGAAGTGAAGCCCGAATTTGAAAAAGAGTTTGATGGAATTCAATTTTCTTTTACAGGCAATCCGGGTGATCGGGCTTATGAAGAGTTAAGACAAAAAGGAATTACTCCTAAGTACGAAAGAGGCGATTCAAATAATTTATTTATGAGTTTTGTTTCTAATTGGTTGCCACTTATTTTGATTGGCGGTTTATTCTTCTTTATCATGAGACAAATCCAAGCTGGTGGAGGAAAAGCCATGAGTTTTGGAAAAAGCCGAGCTCGATTGCTAACTGAAAATAAAAATAAAGTTTTATTTAAAGATGTTGCAGGCGTTGATGAAGCCAAAGAAGAGCTTCAAGAGGTAGTGTACTTTCTTAAAGAGCCAAAAAAGTTTTCTCGTTTAGGTGGGCGTATTCCAAAAGGTGTTTTACTTGTTGGATCTCCTGGTACCGGAAAAACTCTTCTCGCAAGGGCTGTCGCCGGCGAGGCAGGAGTTCCGTTTTTTTCGATTTCTGGATCTGACTTTGTTGAAATGTTTGTCGGAGTGGGAGCTTCGCGGGTGAGAGATCTTTTTGAGCAGGGGAAGAAGCATGCTCCTTGTTTGATATTTATTGATGAAATTGATGCCGTAGGTAGACATCGTGGGGCCGGTATGGGTGGAGGGCATGATGAGCGTGAACAGACCCTTAATCAGCTGCTCGTAGAGATGGATGGCTTTGAATCAACTCAAGGTGTGATCTTGATTGCTGCCACCAACAGGCCAGATGTTTTAGATCCAGCCTTATTAAGACCTGGAAGGTTTGATCGAAGAGTTGTTGTGAACAAGCCAGATCTCAAAGGGCGTGAGCAAATTTTGGGAGTCCATATGAAAAAGACACCTTTGGGGCCCGATGTGGAGCCTGCAAAGATTGCTCGAGGGACTCCAGGTTTTAGCGGTGCTGATTTAGAAAATTTAGTTAATGAAGCGGCATTAATCGCGGCTCGTGGGAATAAAAATTATTTAGAGATGAATGATTTTGAGAAGGCCAAGGATAAAGTGATCATGGGCAGTGAACGCAAATCCATGGTTATCAGCGATGAGGATAAAGAGATCACGGCTTACCACGAGGCAGGTCACACTTTGGTGGGAAAAAAACTTGCAGGAATTGATCCGATCCATAAGGTGACTATTATTCCAAGAGGGATGGCTTTGGGAGTGACTCAAACCTTGCCAGAAAAAGAAAGCTTGAATTTAACAAAAAACAAAGCAGAGAATATGATTTCCTTTTTGTTTGGTGGCAGAGCTGCCGAGGAATTTATTTTTAAGGATATCACTACGGGTGCAGGAAATGATATTGAACGGGCCACTGAAATTGCTAGAAAAATGGTATGTGAGTGGGGAATGAGCTCTCGGCTGGGACCCCAGGCCTATGAAAAGCATGAGGGGCCTGTTTTCCTGGGTTTACAATATGGTCAAAAATCAAAAGATTATTCGGATGCCAAAGCTCAAGAGATTGATGATGAAGTCTCACGGATAATTAGTGAGGGTTACAAAAAAGCCGTCGAGATTTTACATGAAAATAAAGATTCTTTAGATAAAATTGCCAAGGCCCTGCTTGAGTACGAAACCATTGATGGGGCTGAAGTGGAATTGCTTGTTAATGGAGGCGAGGTCAAAGAAATTGAAAAACTTAGAGGCATAAAAATTGAGGGTATCAGTAGAACCATCGCAGCGGCTACCGACTTGAAAAAAAGCACTCAGGGTGGAGAAGGCTCAGATCCTGTCGGTAATCCAGGTCCTGTCTCTATTTAG
- a CDS encoding response regulator, which yields MFPPNTKFLVIDDFATMRKIIRKILSELGYTQVEEADDGATAWPLIQQAHGQGQPFQFVISDWNMPKMLGIDLLKTCKADARFANLPFMLVTAESEQKQILEAAKAGVSDYVVKPFNAAILKQKLERVFEKTNQAAKAS from the coding sequence ATGTTCCCCCCAAATACAAAATTTTTAGTTATTGATGATTTTGCAACGATGAGAAAGATTATTCGCAAAATCCTTTCAGAACTGGGTTACACCCAAGTTGAAGAAGCTGATGATGGCGCGACAGCGTGGCCATTGATTCAACAGGCCCATGGACAAGGTCAGCCATTTCAATTTGTAATTTCTGATTGGAACATGCCAAAAATGCTGGGTATCGACTTGCTCAAAACATGCAAAGCAGATGCTCGGTTTGCGAATCTCCCATTTATGCTTGTCACTGCAGAAAGTGAACAAAAACAGATCTTAGAGGCCGCCAAGGCCGGAGTATCTGACTATGTTGTCAAGCCTTTCAATGCAGCCATTTTAAAACAAAAACTGGAACGAGTTTTTGAAAAAACTAACCAAGCTGCAAAAGCTTCATAA
- a CDS encoding PilZ domain-containing protein — MTHALKKIPLFQNVKEKRFNSLATSNIRLTVQNSDCRIHNISDSGAAFWCKQDFHEQLETVFSLSLSEESPLELKGRILWKRKEDQGFLYGFHFNSQYLPEGFLEAIDKLDFVKEKLNQDLKSYDLVSNDFKILTFEIKNFLGSIKQTLDQLESEIRVCSEGTRNSYKEVLKAKLEPDFVSTLKKFSKRLDLIFSQVTEKELRKNYIHFFRNEVGAYYTQNPFIGRALRKPLGYAGDFEMMNQIYRDSYEGNSFFEILMHRYGINESSSLSVKFRKKYLSDKILSLSKEKSQFTFGSIASGPAHEILQFLDQVPVNESEKYRIVLVDQDVEALLNSKRSIYDKIISRNLKCKTFFLPISVKHILESTEETQLFKEFKFDLLYSAGLYDYLTQPVAQILTYHLSLSLKQEGTMIIGNFHPNNPTKTISELVADWRLIHRSEDEMIQLTQLLNFKEYRLHKDDQEIDLFLEVTMK, encoded by the coding sequence ATGACCCATGCCCTTAAAAAGATTCCCTTATTCCAAAATGTAAAAGAAAAAAGATTTAACTCCTTGGCCACTTCTAATATTCGTTTAACCGTTCAGAATAGTGATTGTCGTATTCATAATATTTCTGATTCGGGAGCCGCTTTTTGGTGTAAGCAGGATTTTCATGAACAGCTTGAAACCGTTTTTAGCCTTTCGTTGTCTGAAGAATCTCCTCTGGAATTAAAAGGGCGCATTTTATGGAAGAGAAAAGAAGACCAAGGATTTCTTTATGGTTTTCATTTTAATAGCCAGTATCTTCCTGAAGGTTTCTTAGAAGCTATTGACAAACTTGATTTTGTTAAAGAAAAACTAAATCAAGACTTAAAATCTTACGATTTAGTTTCTAATGATTTTAAGATCTTAACTTTTGAAATAAAAAATTTTCTAGGATCGATAAAGCAAACCTTAGATCAATTGGAGTCAGAAATTCGAGTTTGTAGTGAAGGTACGAGAAACTCCTACAAAGAAGTTCTTAAGGCTAAATTAGAACCTGATTTTGTAAGCACACTTAAAAAGTTTTCCAAAAGATTAGATTTAATTTTTTCACAAGTTACTGAAAAAGAGTTAAGAAAGAATTATATACATTTTTTTCGCAATGAAGTCGGCGCTTACTACACGCAAAACCCCTTTATCGGCAGAGCCCTTAGAAAGCCGCTTGGGTACGCAGGTGACTTTGAAATGATGAATCAAATATACCGAGATTCCTATGAAGGTAATTCCTTTTTCGAAATCTTAATGCACCGTTATGGCATTAACGAAAGCTCATCCCTTTCTGTGAAGTTTCGAAAAAAATACTTATCCGACAAAATCTTAAGTCTTTCTAAAGAGAAATCACAGTTTACTTTTGGATCCATCGCTTCTGGGCCAGCTCATGAAATCTTGCAATTCTTGGATCAAGTTCCTGTTAACGAGTCTGAAAAATATAGGATAGTGCTTGTTGACCAAGATGTGGAAGCTCTTTTAAATTCAAAAAGAAGTATTTATGATAAAATAATAAGTAGAAATTTAAAGTGCAAAACTTTTTTTCTTCCTATTTCCGTTAAACATATTCTTGAAAGCACTGAAGAAACCCAACTCTTCAAGGAATTTAAATTTGATCTCCTTTATAGCGCAGGACTTTATGACTATTTAACTCAGCCTGTGGCTCAGATTTTAACTTATCATCTTTCCCTCTCACTCAAACAAGAGGGCACCATGATCATCGGAAACTTTCATCCCAACAACCCAACCAAAACCATTTCTGAACTTGTCGCGGATTGGCGACTCATTCATAGATCTGAAGATGAAATGATACAATTAACTCAACTGCTTAACTTTAAAGAATATAGACTACATAAAGACGATCAAGAAATTGATTTGTTTTTGGAAGTGACCATGAAGTGA
- a CDS encoding helix-turn-helix transcriptional regulator, which produces MLRDTLIQKGLSNREAEVGELVSKGLSNKEVANQLFVTEKTVKFHLTNIYKKMSVKSRAQLIVWCLPHLGYIEAENRVENNAAIQTQNVSSQFNVQATQTIPAGNSTVAAPTLPASPSQLNRNSGNSDIGAMGI; this is translated from the coding sequence ATGCTCAGAGATACATTAATACAAAAGGGACTTTCTAATAGGGAAGCCGAAGTTGGCGAACTCGTTTCAAAGGGTTTATCAAACAAGGAAGTAGCCAACCAATTATTCGTTACTGAAAAAACAGTAAAGTTTCATTTAACAAACATTTATAAGAAGATGTCTGTTAAATCAAGAGCTCAGCTGATCGTATGGTGCTTACCACACCTTGGTTATATTGAGGCAGAAAATAGAGTTGAAAACAATGCGGCTATTCAAACGCAAAATGTTTCTTCTCAGTTTAATGTTCAGGCGACTCAGACCATTCCAGCTGGAAATTCAACGGTAGCTGCTCCGACGCTTCCAGCATCTCCGAGTCAGCTAAATAGGAACTCTGGGAACTCTGATATCGGTGCCATGGGAATTTAA
- the cdaA gene encoding diadenylate cyclase CdaA produces MFLVWLIVYRILILIKKTGTIQMLSGLGILAIGYILSIWLELYTFNWILEKFFSNLFVIVVILFQAEIRRALALIGSNPFFSGVTTAQETHIIEEIAKGLQLSAQKGYGALVVIEREITVDYHIDVGTEIDSKVSSELIVSIFHPQAPMHDGAVIIRTGKIFSAGSFLPLSKNPALDKNLGTRHRAAIGLTEETDAVVLVVSEESKSIGIVQGGILKPNVDQNEIRQTLYEVFGINYKNFQPEVST; encoded by the coding sequence ATGTTTTTGGTGTGGCTTATCGTCTATCGGATTTTAATTTTGATTAAAAAAACCGGTACTATCCAAATGCTTTCAGGCTTAGGTATACTAGCTATCGGTTATATTCTGAGCATATGGCTTGAGTTGTACACTTTCAATTGGATTCTTGAAAAATTTTTTAGCAATCTGTTTGTTATCGTCGTTATTTTATTTCAGGCAGAGATTCGCAGAGCTTTGGCATTGATAGGATCTAATCCCTTTTTTTCAGGAGTGACGACGGCACAGGAAACTCATATTATTGAAGAGATTGCAAAAGGACTTCAGTTATCTGCCCAAAAGGGCTATGGGGCCTTAGTGGTCATTGAGCGTGAAATCACTGTTGATTACCACATTGATGTGGGAACAGAAATTGATTCGAAAGTGTCTTCGGAATTAATTGTTTCGATATTTCATCCTCAAGCTCCCATGCATGATGGAGCGGTGATCATTCGAACGGGAAAAATTTTTTCTGCAGGGAGTTTTTTACCTCTGAGTAAAAATCCAGCTTTGGATAAGAATTTGGGCACGAGGCATCGGGCTGCTATCGGTTTAACAGAGGAAACAGATGCTGTCGTACTTGTTGTGAGTGAAGAGAGCAAGTCCATTGGCATTGTTCAAGGTGGAATTTTAAAACCCAATGTAGATCAAAATGAAATACGTCAAACTTTATACGAAGTTTTTGGAATCAATTACAAAAACTTCCAACCAGAGGTTTCAACGTGA
- a CDS encoding chemotaxis protein CheX encodes MSAAPKLQNPLLDKRLINSFVDGVSKTLQTMANTTVTLGKPFVEPKFAARGEIAGVVGLVSNDWKATLTLSFPKASILLILENMLGEKYPDITDEVHDAVGELTNMIYGSAKASLNEMGYSFEMAIPTVIKGQFVMLHHTKSATLIIPFKLANESEFFIEISIS; translated from the coding sequence ATGTCTGCAGCACCTAAATTACAAAATCCACTTTTAGATAAACGTTTAATCAATTCATTTGTTGACGGAGTTTCAAAAACTTTACAAACGATGGCAAATACCACGGTGACTTTAGGGAAACCTTTTGTAGAACCTAAATTTGCTGCCAGGGGAGAAATTGCTGGGGTCGTTGGGCTGGTCTCTAATGATTGGAAAGCAACACTCACTCTTAGTTTCCCTAAAGCATCAATTCTTCTGATATTAGAAAATATGCTCGGTGAAAAGTATCCTGACATTACTGATGAGGTTCACGATGCTGTCGGAGAGTTAACGAACATGATTTATGGAAGCGCGAAGGCCTCTCTTAATGAAATGGGTTATAGCTTTGAAATGGCGATCCCTACAGTTATCAAAGGTCAGTTTGTTATGTTACATCATACAAAGTCAGCTACTTTAATTATTCCGTTCAAGCTTGCCAACGAATCTGAATTCTTTATTGAAATATCTATTTCCTAA
- the tilS gene encoding tRNA lysidine(34) synthetase TilS, with product MAKAKHRLEHLLFQSSGFIKNAPIVIAVSGGRDSMALLHAMVQVFSKEKLVLCHFHHGDGNNEKFRNEAQVLLRKKAIEYGLVYETQKSPVLLVSELECRNARNQFYLETAKKHNTSIVALAHHLDDWVETQLIKLIRGCSFESLNQNLELSKYKEIVKWRPWIRTEQKEILAYLKQFRISYVEDPSNKENSFLRNWIRNCWLESLESFRPGSKKSLAFSLIHSLEKNQSRSYSRSQNRFPWNYKDSSISRLFIESLAVKEKKQCFAYFFYRKKFTFVKRSQIEEIIKQLDNIKNEHIISFKTFDVIVNAERVLILQKNQF from the coding sequence ATGGCTAAAGCAAAGCACCGTTTGGAGCACCTATTGTTTCAATCGTCTGGGTTTATTAAAAATGCACCTATTGTCATTGCGGTCTCAGGAGGACGTGACAGCATGGCTCTTCTCCATGCGATGGTCCAGGTTTTTTCTAAGGAAAAATTGGTGCTTTGTCACTTTCATCATGGAGATGGCAATAACGAGAAGTTTAGGAATGAAGCTCAAGTTTTATTACGTAAAAAAGCTATTGAGTATGGATTGGTCTATGAAACTCAAAAGTCTCCAGTTCTCTTAGTGAGTGAGCTGGAGTGCCGTAACGCAAGAAACCAATTTTATTTAGAAACGGCGAAGAAACATAATACTTCTATCGTGGCCTTAGCCCATCACTTAGATGATTGGGTTGAAACTCAGTTGATCAAGCTCATTCGAGGTTGTTCCTTTGAAAGTCTTAATCAAAATCTGGAGCTGTCAAAATACAAAGAAATAGTGAAATGGAGACCATGGATTCGAACGGAGCAGAAAGAAATTCTTGCCTATTTAAAACAGTTTAGAATCAGCTATGTGGAGGATCCTAGCAATAAAGAGAACAGCTTTCTAAGGAATTGGATCCGAAATTGTTGGTTAGAATCCTTAGAGAGTTTTCGACCAGGTTCTAAAAAATCATTGGCATTTTCTTTAATTCATAGTCTTGAAAAAAATCAGTCTCGGTCTTATTCTCGTTCTCAGAACAGATTCCCTTGGAATTATAAGGACTCGAGTATTTCTCGACTTTTTATAGAAAGCCTTGCGGTGAAGGAAAAGAAACAATGTTTTGCTTATTTCTTTTATAGAAAGAAATTTACCTTTGTAAAGAGATCTCAAATTGAAGAAATAATTAAGCAACTGGACAATATTAAGAATGAACACATAATCTCATTCAAGACCTTTGATGTGATTGTTAACGCAGAGCGGGTTTTAATCCTGCAAAAAAATCAGTTTTAA
- a CDS encoding adenylate/guanylate cyclase domain-containing protein has protein sequence MIRTDVKERTEQRRLNRHIFSRYRTHIRWGASIVYILFGINDYFYSPVHFNLWFALRIAFVVSVFSLFFLVKKVKFFRKRMYVIAGLTLCLACWPIEWMIFQTGGYLSLYATGLILCGTTGLQVFRMRKKLALISLTFSFLPAIPIYIFTAPRQDFHLALIQSGFLVGMVVLSYLYGNSEEKVDTLWLKFKLLAKIEIDQLRKTEILKNHFPKIIRESFEKNPHLITQRKIFPNAVVGFADIVSSSVISNEVPLIIDWELKEKFLEAATNRAIQSDMVVLTHLGDGFLFLANYNESSQWYYNIISFYEGIVSDFKLIVKDLNLNSLSIETGVKFGVSSGPVVVGFLGKSQSYFTAIGPDVNLASRLCSIASSNQIVLSSRVWHSIKPLLLGWHFEHHVHKAIKGFDYPISAVHVSPRSVSYNSLVCASCGEGMSLIRTEEGYLDYRCREGHNTPQLNAKISAPSVA, from the coding sequence GTGATTAGAACAGATGTTAAAGAAAGAACAGAGCAAAGAAGATTAAATCGACATATCTTTAGTCGGTACAGAACCCACATTAGATGGGGTGCAAGCATTGTTTATATTCTTTTTGGAATTAACGATTATTTTTATTCCCCAGTTCATTTTAATCTTTGGTTTGCACTCAGAATCGCTTTTGTTGTAAGTGTTTTCAGTTTATTTTTTCTTGTTAAAAAAGTGAAATTCTTTAGAAAAAGAATGTACGTGATCGCTGGCCTGACTCTTTGTTTGGCCTGCTGGCCCATAGAGTGGATGATTTTTCAGACAGGCGGTTACCTGTCACTTTACGCCACGGGATTAATTCTTTGCGGCACCACAGGCCTACAGGTTTTCAGGATGAGAAAAAAACTTGCCTTGATTAGTTTAACTTTTTCTTTTCTCCCAGCCATTCCCATATATATTTTCACAGCCCCTCGTCAAGACTTCCATTTAGCTCTTATTCAATCTGGATTTCTTGTTGGCATGGTAGTTCTTAGCTATCTTTATGGAAATAGTGAAGAAAAAGTGGATACCCTCTGGTTAAAATTTAAATTACTTGCCAAGATAGAAATAGATCAACTCAGAAAAACAGAAATCCTTAAAAATCATTTTCCAAAAATCATTCGAGAAAGTTTTGAAAAAAATCCTCATCTGATTACCCAAAGAAAAATATTTCCCAATGCCGTTGTAGGGTTTGCTGATATCGTTTCATCTTCAGTTATTTCCAATGAAGTTCCACTCATTATTGATTGGGAACTAAAAGAAAAGTTTTTAGAAGCTGCAACAAATAGAGCCATTCAATCAGATATGGTCGTGTTGACTCATCTAGGTGATGGTTTCTTGTTTTTAGCTAATTACAACGAAAGCTCTCAGTGGTATTACAATATTATTTCTTTTTATGAAGGTATTGTTTCAGATTTTAAACTCATCGTTAAGGACCTGAACTTAAATTCATTATCCATTGAAACAGGAGTCAAATTTGGTGTGAGTTCTGGTCCCGTTGTTGTTGGCTTTTTAGGAAAAAGTCAAAGCTACTTCACTGCAATTGGTCCTGACGTCAATTTGGCTTCACGATTGTGTTCAATTGCGAGCTCAAACCAAATTGTTTTAAGCAGTCGCGTCTGGCACAGCATTAAACCCCTCCTCCTTGGTTGGCACTTTGAACATCATGTGCATAAGGCCATCAAGGGTTTTGATTACCCCATTTCTGCAGTTCATGTTTCTCCACGTTCGGTATCTTATAACTCCCTTGTCTGCGCCAGCTGCGGCGAAGGGATGAGTCTCATAAGAACCGAAGAAGGCTATCTAGATTACCGCTGTCGCGAAGGTCATAACACTCCGCAATTGAATGCGAAAATATCCGCCCCCTCCGTCGCCTAA
- a CDS encoding SAM-dependent methyltransferase codes for MKNLEIEDIKDPQSIELLKALHILTMEGKINQDSRRKLKQVYHLFNFIEPLLLELEAQDSEMTLVDHGAGKSYLGFIIYDLFYKKKEKGHIYGVESREKLVQNSLALQKKIKFERMTFMKMTVKEASASDLIPKKIDLVTALHACDTATDEAIDFALNKEAKYLVLVPCCQAEVAQYLRKNKAKQLADPLAELWRHAIHTREFGSHVTNVLRCLKLEAHGYQVSVTELVGLEHSMKNELILAHKIEGPRQRTSDRIKSLLFDLGLQELENRFLN; via the coding sequence ATGAAAAATCTAGAAATTGAAGATATTAAAGACCCACAGAGTATTGAGTTATTAAAAGCCTTACATATCCTCACCATGGAAGGAAAAATAAATCAGGACAGTCGCAGAAAACTTAAGCAGGTTTACCATTTATTTAATTTTATCGAACCATTATTACTTGAGTTGGAAGCTCAAGATTCTGAAATGACCTTGGTAGACCATGGTGCTGGAAAATCCTATTTAGGTTTTATCATTTATGATTTGTTCTATAAAAAAAAGGAAAAAGGACATATTTACGGTGTTGAATCCAGAGAAAAATTAGTACAAAATTCATTGGCTTTGCAAAAAAAAATTAAATTTGAGCGCATGACTTTTATGAAGATGACAGTGAAAGAGGCTTCAGCTTCTGATTTAATTCCTAAAAAAATCGATTTAGTGACAGCCTTACATGCATGTGACACCGCTACTGACGAGGCTATTGATTTTGCATTAAATAAAGAGGCGAAATACCTGGTTCTTGTTCCTTGTTGTCAGGCAGAAGTCGCACAATATTTAAGAAAAAACAAAGCCAAGCAGCTTGCTGATCCCTTAGCTGAACTATGGCGACATGCGATCCATACCAGAGAGTTTGGTAGTCATGTCACTAATGTTTTGAGATGTCTAAAGCTAGAGGCTCATGGATATCAAGTCTCCGTGACGGAGTTGGTGGGTCTAGAGCACTCAATGAAGAATGAATTAATCCTTGCTCATAAAATTGAAGGTCCGCGACAAAGAACTTCAGATCGAATAAAGTCCTTACTTTTTGATTTAGGCCTTCAAGAGTTAGAAAATCGATTTTTAAATTGA
- a CDS encoding Hsp20/alpha crystallin family protein: MRRSLIANSMPYVSAWELMKEFDDAFKEFPLPTTPANEYQAYFQPKSEVKETNAGYLMSFDVPGVKEEDVKIEFSDRVLKISGERKDENKVEKDGYFRTEKVYGKFERTFRLPENVEENKIEANYNHGVLHVYLPKAAPKSSKSISITAGSGPKSFMEKLIGKKEDSH, encoded by the coding sequence ATGAGAAGATCATTAATTGCGAACAGTATGCCTTACGTATCAGCATGGGAGTTGATGAAGGAGTTTGATGACGCTTTTAAGGAGTTTCCTTTGCCGACAACTCCTGCAAATGAGTATCAGGCCTACTTCCAACCAAAGTCAGAGGTGAAAGAGACAAATGCGGGCTATTTGATGAGTTTTGATGTGCCCGGAGTCAAAGAAGAGGATGTAAAGATCGAATTTAGCGACCGTGTGCTAAAAATCTCAGGCGAAAGAAAAGATGAAAATAAGGTTGAGAAAGATGGATATTTCCGCACTGAGAAGGTTTACGGAAAATTTGAGAGGACTTTTAGACTACCAGAAAATGTCGAGGAGAACAAAATTGAGGCGAATTACAATCATGGAGTCTTGCATGTCTATCTGCCAAAGGCGGCACCAAAAAGTTCTAAGTCCATAAGTATCACTGCGGGCTCAGGTCCAAAGAGCTTCATGGAAAAACTGATCGGCAAAAAAGAGGATAGTCATTAA
- the argR gene encoding arginine repressor: protein MTVGNSKQRLKLLRQLLENGGLSTHEELVLALKKKSFEVTQSTISRDLKKLGAIRATDPSGRATYQLLPSDPTALPTSKEGIQSLITGIQHNGHLIVIRTSPGSASLVARQLDLLKRDDILGSLAGDDTVFVAPSNISKIEVLLKSLKKEFIL, encoded by the coding sequence ATGACAGTCGGTAATTCCAAACAGAGATTAAAACTATTAAGACAGCTTCTAGAAAATGGAGGACTGTCAACCCATGAAGAACTGGTCCTTGCTCTTAAAAAAAAGAGTTTCGAAGTCACTCAAAGCACAATCTCTAGAGATTTGAAAAAGCTAGGCGCCATCAGAGCCACGGACCCTTCGGGACGAGCCACTTATCAACTGCTTCCTTCAGACCCCACGGCCTTACCAACAAGTAAAGAAGGAATACAAAGTCTCATAACTGGTATTCAACACAATGGACACTTGATTGTCATTCGCACCTCACCAGGCTCTGCCTCCTTGGTGGCAAGACAATTAGACCTCTTAAAAAGAGATGACATACTTGGAAGCCTCGCTGGCGACGACACCGTCTTTGTGGCTCCTTCAAATATAAGTAAAATAGAAGTTTTATTAAAAAGTCTTAAAAAAGAGTTTATTCTTTAG
- a CDS encoding RDD family protein — protein MYYFPSTWKRLLARFIDSGVIFILQLPVIYLFFIDFLRTEEVKIHWAHVVYFFAVRISYETFSVAFFSATIGKKQMGLTVISRNNFVGDKQVHLDQAFLRSLVSQLSLIFGWSLFVTAFLKYNRTHIADWVADTQVLSKTPQSVRPKIRWVLAFGFIFIFLSSSVKNTVMTLDYLEWKNPYLYVQKNYVKKLINQFNLDIEVSEDF, from the coding sequence ATGTATTATTTCCCTTCTACCTGGAAAAGACTTTTGGCTCGATTCATCGATAGTGGTGTCATTTTCATTTTACAATTACCTGTGATATATCTTTTTTTTATAGATTTCCTTCGAACCGAAGAGGTGAAAATTCATTGGGCTCATGTTGTTTATTTTTTTGCTGTTCGAATTTCCTATGAGACCTTTTCTGTCGCTTTTTTTTCTGCAACTATTGGAAAAAAACAGATGGGATTGACCGTCATTAGCAGAAATAACTTCGTTGGAGACAAGCAGGTTCATTTGGATCAAGCTTTTTTAAGATCCTTGGTCAGCCAATTGAGTTTGATTTTTGGTTGGTCGCTATTTGTAACCGCTTTTTTAAAATATAATCGAACTCATATTGCTGACTGGGTTGCAGACACCCAAGTTTTAAGCAAGACACCACAAAGTGTCCGTCCCAAAATCAGATGGGTATTGGCATTTGGATTTATTTTCATTTTCTTATCGAGCTCTGTAAAAAACACAGTAATGACGCTGGATTATTTAGAATGGAAAAATCCCTATCTCTATGTTCAAAAAAACTATGTTAAAAAATTGATAAATCAATTCAATCTCGATATCGAAGTGAGTGAAGACTTTTGA